A single Alosa sapidissima isolate fAloSap1 chromosome 17, fAloSap1.pri, whole genome shotgun sequence DNA region contains:
- the si:ch211-213d14.1 gene encoding uncharacterized protein C11orf53 homolog, with amino-acid sequence METEYSRRVYQGVRVKHTVKDLLAEKRSRQTTGPRYNGVASQQTFVPMQGPHMLPSYYSMRRSFISDTEFCPSGKQFSTDIYSSSLGGKPLSCDATPMSGYPFIDGYYPESFGDYRNTALNTGGSSVFTQSALSSLLPPFGTEPSQLLMRDSWEQAGPEAVTQVDGLSGEGLPPETIPSSLTSTESGSSSQCPSPPHGASMPPPQPYPLYPPLDEAHYPGLYQPSPTFPCAPYMTASSDLGTKMPSLPTEESENAPAALSDSSPWVKSDVNSSWSPYELRRTF; translated from the exons ATGGAAACTG AGTACTCCAGGCGAGTCTACCAGGGAGTAAGGGTGAAGCACACAGTCAAAGACCTGTTGGCTGAAAAACGTTCACGACAGACGACTGGACCACGCTACAAT GGAGTGGCCTCTCAACAGACATTTGTTCCAATGCAAG GCCCCCATATGCTTCCTAGTTACTACAGCATGCGGAGATCTTTCATCTCGGACACCGAGTTCTGCCCGTCGGGCAAACAGTTCTCCACAGACATCTACTCCTCGTCGCTAGGGGGCAAACCTCTCTCCTGTGATGCCACACCTATGTCTGGCTACCCCTTCATTGACGGGTACTACCCGGAGTCATTTGGAGACTATCGCAATACTGCCCTGAACACTGGGGGGAGCTCTGTGTTCACCCAATCTGCACTGTCCTCACTGCTGCCCCCCTTTGGTACAGAACCCTCACAACTACTGATG AGGGACTCCTGGGAGCAGGCCGGGCCTGAGGCTGTGACACAGGTGGACGGTTTGTCCGGTGAGGGTTTGCCACCAGAGACCATTCCCAGCTCATTAACCAGCACCGAGTCCGGGAGCTCCTCGCAGTGTCCATCTCCACCGCACGGCGCCAGCATGCCACCCCCCCAGCCGTACCCGCTGTACCCACCTCTGGACGAGGCCCACTACCCAGGCCTTTACCAGCCGTCGCCCACCTTCCCCTGTGCACCCTACATGACTGCATCCAGTGACCTTGGCACCAAAATGCCCTCCCTGCCAACGGAGGAGTCTGAGAATGCGCCGGCGGCACTCAGCGACAGCTCCCCGTGGGTGAAGAGTGATGTAAATAGCTCCTGGTCCCCCTATGAGCTCCGCAGGACCTTCTGA